A segment of the Desulfovibrio sp. genome:
GTGGCTATCCCCTTAACTCCGCATAGGTGACAGGGGTGGCACTGGAGCAGGCCCTCAAGAGGCGGTCGAAGCCCTGCCCAGGCCAGAAACGGCGGTTGAATCGGTAGCAGAATTCATCGAGGTATTTTTGAAGAT
Coding sequences within it:
- a CDS encoding DDE transposase, encoding LQKYLDEFCYRFNRRFWPGQGFDRLLRACSSATPVTYAELRG